Proteins from a single region of Granulicella tundricola MP5ACTX9:
- a CDS encoding carbohydrate porin, producing the protein MGTIQKISWNAGGPNAIEFGNISYYQSLFHGNLELKGGYIDNDFEYVGTAIGGQASSGSLGVFASLPFEVGMSYLPMTTPAFNANIHYPHHIYTKLGVQRSMDPKGGVTEAARDTIGLRFAPKGDGVLTIYEAGYQHEADAHDHQMWLRGGYMYNTTHFTNNRTGGVSTNNRLVYLLADRQLWQTDRAQRFRGLYAGFTAMNAPAQQNAYSQYYEARVYMRAPFHSRPADMASIVSSHTTYSPFVKYQAVAAHQTYWNSATSLTGSYTFRFARGVYFSPGLSYTNGPEITPRAKSSLNLLTQFGVFF; encoded by the coding sequence ATGGGCACCATCCAGAAGATTAGTTGGAACGCCGGCGGCCCAAACGCCATCGAGTTCGGCAACATCTCTTACTATCAGAGCCTGTTTCATGGCAATCTCGAGCTGAAGGGCGGTTACATCGATAACGACTTTGAGTACGTCGGCACGGCCATCGGTGGCCAGGCGTCCTCGGGTTCGCTCGGCGTCTTCGCGTCGCTTCCGTTTGAGGTTGGCATGTCGTACCTGCCCATGACCACGCCCGCCTTCAACGCCAACATTCACTATCCGCACCACATCTACACCAAGCTTGGCGTGCAGCGTTCGATGGACCCCAAAGGCGGCGTCACGGAGGCTGCCCGCGACACCATCGGACTGCGCTTCGCGCCCAAGGGCGACGGCGTCCTCACCATTTACGAGGCCGGGTACCAGCATGAAGCGGACGCCCACGACCATCAGATGTGGCTGCGCGGCGGCTATATGTACAACACCACGCACTTCACCAATAATCGGACCGGCGGTGTAAGCACCAACAATCGCCTGGTCTACCTGCTCGCTGACCGTCAGCTTTGGCAGACCGATCGCGCTCAGCGCTTCCGCGGCCTTTATGCTGGCTTCACGGCGATGAACGCTCCTGCGCAGCAGAACGCCTACTCGCAGTATTACGAGGCGCGCGTCTACATGCGTGCTCCCTTCCACAGCCGGCCCGCTGACATGGCGAGCATCGTCAGCTCCCACACCACCTACAGCCCCTTCGTGAAATATCAGGCCGTCGCCGCCCATCAGACCTATTGGAACAGCGCCACAAGCCTGACAGGCAGCTATACCTTCCGCTTCGCGCGCGGTGTCTACTTCTCGCCCGGTCTCAGCTATACCAACGGCCCGGAGATCACGCCCAGGGCGAAGAGCTCGCTCAACCTGCTGACGCAGTTCGGAGTCTTCTTCTAA
- a CDS encoding beta-glucosidase family protein: protein MKLKYFGRKGLALISLALPIAAVAQAAPQHAWDQKALSSGERAALVLKQMTLDEKIAFIHGYGMPIEPGADALSNGGAGGNVGVPRLGIPRIEMADAAYGVTRSAPNGRYATALPSVLAATSSWEPKSAYAYGALIGTELRQQGYNMTLGGGVNLTREPRDGRTFEYAGEDPLLAGTMDGNLMRGEQDQHVLGDIKHYAINDQEDGRFAVNAEIDKRSMRESDLLAFQIALEIAHPSAVMCSYNRVNSVYSCENDYLLHDVLKGDFHFDGFVISDWGGTHSTAKASHAGLDMEQPEDFFYGAEMKKQVQAGTVPMAELDDHVLRILRAEFASGVVDDPPQKGVVDADHGNNVAQTLAEKSIVLLKNDHSILPLDASKPMTIAVIGSHADVAIIGGGGSAQVDPPGGSPVPPPPPGNGVFDALIRPAWFRDSPLKAIQAEFPKAHVVYASGDDIAAAASLAHSADVALVFGSQWSAESLDLKTLDLGPDQDALIAAVGKANPRTIAIVESGGPIVMPWHDQVGGIVEAWFPGIRGAEALASILSGAVNPSAKLPVSFPLTEADLPHPKLNTPPAASEPHINKGDTLHDVMKELGDGLPTFPMVYDEKLKVGYKWYDAEHTNVLFPFGHGLSYTTYAYSGLSVERTATGLTIHFTVQNTGKRAGDEIAQVYAALPASAGEPPHRLVGWSRLALAPGESKLATITVDRRMLSIFDEKQNAFSLLPGSYQLLVGASSRDLGLKQEISLK from the coding sequence ATGAAATTGAAGTACTTCGGACGCAAGGGATTGGCGCTGATCTCGCTCGCACTCCCCATTGCTGCAGTGGCGCAGGCAGCCCCGCAGCACGCGTGGGACCAGAAAGCTCTCAGCTCCGGCGAGCGCGCCGCGCTGGTGCTCAAGCAGATGACGCTCGACGAAAAGATTGCGTTCATCCACGGCTACGGCATGCCGATTGAGCCCGGTGCCGATGCCCTGAGCAACGGCGGAGCCGGCGGCAACGTGGGAGTGCCGCGTCTCGGCATCCCGCGCATTGAGATGGCCGATGCAGCCTATGGCGTCACCCGCAGCGCACCGAACGGACGTTATGCCACCGCGCTGCCCAGCGTACTGGCCGCGACGAGCAGTTGGGAACCCAAGTCGGCTTACGCCTACGGTGCACTCATCGGCACTGAACTTCGCCAACAGGGCTACAACATGACCCTGGGCGGCGGTGTGAATCTCACCCGCGAACCGCGCGACGGCCGCACCTTTGAGTATGCCGGGGAGGACCCGCTCCTGGCCGGCACCATGGACGGCAACCTCATGCGCGGCGAGCAGGACCAGCACGTCCTCGGCGATATCAAACACTACGCCATCAACGACCAGGAGGACGGCCGCTTCGCCGTCAACGCAGAGATCGACAAGCGCTCCATGCGCGAGAGCGACCTGCTCGCCTTCCAGATCGCGCTTGAGATCGCTCACCCCAGCGCGGTGATGTGTTCGTACAACCGTGTCAACAGCGTTTATTCTTGTGAAAACGATTACTTACTGCACGACGTGCTGAAGGGTGATTTCCACTTTGACGGCTTCGTCATCTCTGATTGGGGCGGCACGCACAGCACCGCCAAGGCCTCGCACGCCGGGCTCGACATGGAGCAGCCAGAGGACTTCTTCTACGGCGCTGAGATGAAGAAGCAGGTCCAGGCCGGCACGGTCCCCATGGCGGAGCTGGACGACCACGTTCTGCGTATCCTCCGTGCGGAGTTCGCCAGCGGCGTTGTGGATGATCCACCGCAAAAGGGAGTGGTCGACGCCGATCATGGAAACAACGTCGCCCAGACACTGGCTGAGAAGAGCATCGTCCTGCTCAAGAACGATCACAGCATCCTCCCACTGGACGCCTCAAAGCCAATGACGATCGCCGTCATCGGCAGCCATGCCGATGTGGCCATCATTGGCGGCGGTGGCTCCGCGCAGGTGGACCCTCCGGGCGGCTCGCCCGTGCCTCCGCCGCCTCCGGGCAACGGTGTCTTCGACGCTCTCATCCGCCCAGCCTGGTTCCGCGATTCACCCCTCAAGGCGATCCAGGCCGAGTTCCCCAAGGCCCACGTCGTCTATGCCTCCGGGGACGACATCGCCGCCGCGGCCTCGCTGGCGCATAGCGCGGACGTGGCTCTGGTCTTCGGCTCACAATGGTCAGCCGAATCCCTGGACCTCAAGACCCTGGACCTCGGCCCGGACCAGGACGCCCTGATCGCCGCGGTGGGCAAGGCTAACCCGCGCACCATCGCCATCGTCGAGTCGGGCGGCCCCATCGTCATGCCTTGGCATGACCAGGTCGGCGGCATCGTTGAAGCCTGGTTCCCCGGCATCCGCGGCGCAGAGGCCTTGGCCAGCATCCTCTCCGGCGCGGTCAACCCATCGGCTAAACTCCCCGTCAGCTTCCCTCTCACTGAGGCAGACCTGCCGCACCCGAAGCTCAACACCCCACCCGCAGCGTCCGAGCCGCATATCAACAAGGGCGATACCCTCCACGACGTCATGAAGGAGCTGGGCGACGGTCTGCCCACCTTCCCCATGGTCTACGACGAAAAGTTGAAGGTCGGCTACAAGTGGTACGACGCTGAGCATACCAACGTCCTCTTCCCCTTCGGCCACGGCCTCTCATACACCACATACGCATACTCCGGTCTGTCGGTCGAACGCACCGCAACTGGCCTGACGATTCACTTCACCGTGCAGAATACCGGTAAGCGCGCCGGGGACGAGATCGCCCAGGTTTACGCGGCTCTTCCCGCCTCAGCCGGTGAGCCGCCGCACCGTCTCGTCGGCTGGTCCCGTCTCGCACTTGCGCCGGGTGAAAGCAAGCTGGCCACGATCACCGTCGACCGCCGCATGCTGTCTATCTTCGACGAGAAGCAGAACGCCTTCAGCCTCCTCCCCGGCTCGTATCAACTCCTGGTCGGCGCCTCTTCGCGCGATCTTGGCTTGAAACAGGAGATCTCACTGAAATAA